In Odontesthes bonariensis isolate fOdoBon6 chromosome 6, fOdoBon6.hap1, whole genome shotgun sequence, one genomic interval encodes:
- the golph3a gene encoding Golgi phosphoprotein 3 encodes MTSLTQRSSGLVQRRTEASRSAADKERSLGQEDNEPRRGGEQEDDDNGDSKETRLTLMEEVLLLGLKDREGYTSFWNDCISSGLRGCMLIELALRGRLQLEACGMRRKGLLARKVICKSDAPTGDVLLDESLKHIKDTQPPETVQSWIELLSGETWNPLKLHYQLRNVRERLAKNLVEKGVLTTEKQNFLLFDMTTHPLTNNNIKQRLIKKVQEAVLDKWVNDPHRMDKRLLALIFLAHSSDVLENAFAPLLDEQYDLAMKRVRQLLELEPEGESMKTNSNELLWAVVAAFTK; translated from the exons ATGACTTCCTTGACACAGAGAAGTTCGGGCCTCGTGCAAAGGCGAACCGAAGCCTCGCGCAGTGCTGCCGACAAAGAACGTTCGCTCGGCCAGGAGGACAACGAGCCCCGGCGGGGAGGCGAGCAGGAAGATGACGATAACGGCGACTCCAAAGAAACACGTCTCACCTTAATGGAAGAAGTGTTGTTGTTAGGACTGAAGGACCGCGAG GGCTACACTTCGTTCTGGAACGACTGCATTTCCTCGGGGTTGCGAGGATGCATGCTGATTGAGTTAGCCCTGAGAGGACGCCTCCAGCTCGAAGCTTGTGGCATGAGGAGGAAAGGTCTGCTTGCCAGAAAG GTGATTTGTAAGTCGGATGCTCCAACGGGAGATGTGCTCCTGGATGAATCtttaaaacacatcaaagacacCCAACCCCCAGAGACTGTGCAAAGCTGGATTGAGCTTCTGAGTG GGGAGACGTGGAACCCGTTGAAGCTGCATTATCAACTGAGGAACGTCCGTGAACGACTGGCCAAAAACTTGGTGGAGAAAGGTGTCCTCACCACTGAGAAACAGAACTTCTTGCTTTTTGATATGACCACACATCCCCtcaccaacaacaacatcaaacaACGGCTCATCAAGAAGGTTCAGGAGGCTGTTCTAGACAAGTGGGTGAATGACCCTCATCGAATGGACAAGCGGTTGCTTGCACTTATATTCTTAGCCCATTCATCTGATGTTTTGGAAAATGCCTTTGCCCCTCTGCTAGATGAGCAGTATGACCTGGCGATGAAGAGAGTGCGGCAGCTTCTAGAACTTGAGCCCGAGGGGGAAAGTATGAAGACCAACAGCAATGAGCTGTTGTGGGCTGTGGTAGCTGCTTTCACCAAGTGA